The following proteins come from a genomic window of Streptomyces sp. NBC_00539:
- a CDS encoding magnesium transporter MgtE N-terminal domain-containing protein, with the protein MVAGAPRIFVSHLSGVPVFDPNGDQVGRVRDLVAMLRVGGRPPRLLGLVVEVVSRRRIFLPMTRVTGVESGQVITTGVVNMRRFEQRPTERLILGELLDRRVKLVSTGEEVTVLDVAIQQLPARRDWEIDRIFVRKGKGGALRRRGETLTVEWSAVTGFSLEEEGQGAENLVATFEQMRPADVANVLHHLTPKRRAEVASALDDDRLADVMEELPEDEQVEILGKLKEERAADVLEAMDPDDAADLLSELPEDDKERLLTLMKPDDAADVRRLMSYEERTAGGLMTTEPIVLRPDATVADALARVRQSDLSPALAAQVYVCRPPDETPTGKYLGTVHFQRLLRDPPFTLISSIVDTDLPPLRPDASLPVVTSYLAAYNMVAVPVVDESGSLLGAVTVDDVLDHLLPDDWRETDFHSEEAVRGH; encoded by the coding sequence ATGGTTGCTGGCGCCCCGCGGATCTTCGTCTCGCATCTGTCGGGTGTGCCCGTCTTCGACCCCAACGGCGACCAGGTGGGCCGGGTGCGCGACCTCGTCGCCATGCTGCGCGTCGGCGGGCGGCCGCCGCGGCTGCTGGGGCTGGTGGTCGAGGTGGTCAGCCGACGGCGCATCTTCCTGCCCATGACCCGGGTGACCGGCGTGGAGTCCGGGCAGGTCATCACCACCGGAGTCGTCAACATGCGGCGCTTCGAACAGCGCCCCACCGAGCGGCTGATCCTCGGCGAGCTGCTGGACCGCCGCGTGAAGCTGGTGTCGACCGGCGAGGAGGTCACCGTCCTGGACGTGGCCATCCAGCAGCTGCCGGCCCGCCGGGACTGGGAGATCGACCGCATCTTCGTCCGCAAGGGCAAGGGCGGCGCGCTGCGCCGGCGCGGCGAGACCCTGACCGTGGAGTGGTCGGCGGTGACCGGGTTCTCGCTGGAGGAGGAGGGCCAGGGCGCCGAGAACCTGGTGGCCACCTTCGAGCAGATGCGGCCGGCGGACGTGGCGAACGTACTGCACCACCTGACGCCGAAGCGGCGCGCCGAGGTGGCCAGCGCCCTCGACGACGACCGGCTCGCCGACGTCATGGAGGAGCTGCCCGAGGACGAGCAGGTGGAGATCCTCGGCAAGCTCAAGGAGGAGCGGGCGGCCGACGTCCTGGAGGCGATGGACCCGGACGACGCGGCCGACCTGCTGTCCGAACTCCCGGAGGACGACAAGGAGCGGCTGCTGACGCTCATGAAGCCGGACGACGCGGCGGACGTGCGGCGTCTGATGTCGTACGAGGAGCGCACGGCGGGCGGTCTGATGACCACGGAGCCGATCGTGCTGCGCCCGGACGCGACGGTCGCGGACGCGCTGGCCCGGGTCCGGCAGTCGGACCTGTCCCCCGCGCTGGCGGCGCAGGTGTACGTGTGCCGGCCGCCGGACGAGACGCCGACGGGCAAGTACCTGGGGACGGTGCACTTCCAGCGGCTGCTGCGCGATCCGCCGTTCACCCTGATCAGCTCGATCGTGGACACGGACCTGCCGCCGCTGCGGCCGGACGCCTCACTGCCGGTGGTCACCAGCTACCTGGCCGCGTACAACATGGTCGCGGTGCCCGTGGTCGACGAGAGCGGCTCGCTGCTGGGCGCGGTGACCGTGGACGACGTGCTCGACCACCTGCTGCCGGACGACTGGCGGGAGACGGACTTCCACTCCGAGGAGGCCGTACGTGGGCACTGA
- a CDS encoding DUF1003 domain-containing protein gives MAERMRAKTTASATGASALTRSPRARLDQPRSDRRRLLPVYDPEAFGRLSERVARFLGTGRFIVWMTIVIIAWVLWNVFAPDHLRFDKYPFIFLTLMLSLQASYAAPLILLAQNRQDDRDRVNLEQDRKQNERSIADTEYLTREIASLRMGLGEVATRDWIRSEFQDLIKEMDERRLLPPERDEGDR, from the coding sequence ATCGCCGAGCGGATGCGGGCCAAGACGACCGCTTCCGCGACCGGGGCGAGCGCGCTGACCCGCTCACCGCGGGCCCGGCTGGACCAGCCGCGCAGCGACCGGCGGCGGCTGCTGCCGGTGTACGACCCGGAGGCGTTCGGGCGGCTCTCGGAGCGGGTCGCCCGGTTCCTGGGCACGGGCCGCTTCATCGTCTGGATGACGATCGTCATCATCGCCTGGGTGCTGTGGAACGTCTTCGCGCCGGACCACCTGCGCTTCGACAAGTACCCCTTCATCTTCCTGACCCTGATGCTCTCGCTCCAGGCCTCTTACGCGGCCCCGCTGATCCTGCTGGCGCAGAACCGGCAGGACGACCGGGACCGGGTCAACCTGGAGCAGGACCGCAAGCAGAACGAGCGCTCCATCGCCGACACCGAGTACCTGACGCGCGAGATCGCCTCGCTGCGGATGGGCCTGGGCGAGGTCGCGACCCGCGACTGGATCCGCTCGGAGTTCCAGGACCTGATCAAGGAGATGGACGAGCGGCGACTGCTCCCGCCCGAACGTGACGAAGGCGACCGCTGA
- a CDS encoding Mrp/NBP35 family ATP-binding protein, with protein MATDTSSAAAPGQDAILDALATVNDPEIHKPITDLGMVKSVEIGDGGAVAVTVYLTVSGCPMRETITKNVTEAVERVSGVTSVAVTLDVMSDEQRKDLAATLRGGTAEREVPFAKPGSLTRVYAVASGKGGVGKSSVTVNLAAAMAADGLKVGVVDADIYGHSVPRMLGVDGRPTQVENMIMPPSAHGVKVISIGMFTPGNAPVVWRGPMLHRALQQFLADVFWGDLDVLLLDLPPGTGDIAISVAQLVPNAEILVVTTPQQAAAEVAERAGSIAVQTHQKIVGVVENMSGLPCPHCDEMVDVFGSGGGQKVADGLTKTVGASVPVLGSIPIDVRLREGGDDGKPVVLSDPDSPAGAALRAIAGKLGGRARGLSGMSLGITPRNKF; from the coding sequence ATGGCTACCGACACAAGCTCCGCCGCTGCGCCTGGGCAGGACGCGATCCTGGACGCGCTGGCGACGGTGAACGACCCCGAGATCCACAAGCCGATCACCGACCTCGGCATGGTCAAATCGGTGGAGATCGGCGACGGCGGCGCGGTCGCGGTCACGGTGTACCTGACGGTGTCGGGCTGTCCGATGCGCGAGACCATCACCAAGAACGTCACCGAGGCCGTCGAGCGCGTCTCGGGCGTCACCTCCGTCGCCGTCACCCTCGACGTGATGAGCGACGAGCAGCGCAAGGACCTCGCCGCCACCCTGCGCGGCGGCACCGCCGAGCGGGAGGTGCCCTTCGCCAAGCCGGGTTCGCTGACCCGCGTGTACGCGGTCGCGTCCGGCAAGGGCGGCGTCGGCAAGTCCTCCGTCACGGTCAACCTGGCCGCGGCGATGGCGGCGGACGGCCTCAAGGTCGGCGTCGTGGACGCGGACATCTACGGCCACAGCGTGCCGCGCATGCTCGGCGTCGACGGCCGGCCCACCCAGGTCGAGAACATGATCATGCCGCCGTCGGCGCACGGCGTGAAGGTCATCTCCATCGGCATGTTCACCCCGGGCAACGCGCCGGTCGTCTGGCGCGGTCCGATGCTGCACCGGGCGCTCCAGCAGTTCCTCGCGGACGTCTTCTGGGGTGACCTGGACGTCCTGCTGCTGGACCTGCCGCCGGGCACGGGTGACATCGCGATCTCCGTGGCGCAGCTGGTGCCGAACGCCGAGATCCTGGTCGTGACCACCCCGCAGCAGGCCGCGGCCGAGGTCGCCGAGCGGGCCGGCTCGATCGCCGTGCAGACCCACCAGAAGATCGTCGGTGTCGTCGAGAACATGTCGGGCCTGCCCTGCCCGCACTGCGACGAGATGGTCGACGTGTTCGGCTCGGGCGGCGGCCAGAAGGTGGCCGACGGCCTGACCAAGACGGTCGGGGCGAGCGTGCCGGTGCTGGGCAGCATCCCGATCGACGTGCGGCTGCGCGAGGGCGGCGACGACGGCAAGCCGGTCGTGCTGTCCGACCCCGACTCCCCGGCGGGTGCGGCGCTGCGCGCGATCGCCGGGAAGCTGGGCGGGCGCGCGCGCGGCCTGTCGGGCATGTCGCTGGGGATCACGCCGCGCAACAAGTTCTGA
- a CDS encoding sec-independent translocase: MFNDIGALEVVTIVVLAILVFGPDKLPKVIQDVSGVIRKIRSFSDSAKQDIRSELGPEFKDFEFEDLNPKTFIRKHLAENEDLKEIRGSFDLRKELNEVTDAVNGRDVQPGPAAAAAATPAAGTGPDLLKKPAAPSAEQRTPFDADAT; encoded by the coding sequence GTGTTCAACGACATAGGCGCACTCGAAGTGGTCACGATCGTGGTGCTCGCCATCCTCGTCTTCGGCCCGGACAAGCTGCCGAAGGTGATCCAGGACGTCAGCGGCGTCATCCGCAAGATCCGGTCTTTCTCGGACAGCGCCAAGCAGGACATCCGCTCCGAACTGGGCCCGGAGTTCAAGGACTTCGAGTTCGAGGACCTCAATCCCAAGACCTTCATCCGCAAGCACCTGGCGGAGAACGAGGACCTCAAGGAGATCCGCGGCAGCTTCGACCTCCGCAAGGAGCTGAACGAGGTCACGGACGCCGTCAACGGCAGGGACGTGCAGCCCGGGCCGGCCGCCGCCGCGGCCGCCACGCCCGCCGCCGGCACGGGTCCGGACCTGCTCAAGAAGCCCGCCGCTCCCTCGGCCGAACAGCGCACGCCCTTCGACGCCGACGCCACCTAG